In a genomic window of Streptomyces sp. NBC_01231:
- a CDS encoding ATP-binding protein encodes MSTPTTSPRPSQLPPPSQDHYLGLTGANAMATKAVAETEARILKAIKHNAMVCIHGHVGLGKTFAVHTVLRRRAPETTVRLRYNNGANMNEIRTQLWRRLDLPGEPPQSVGPCDQQIQDALEAEPRILLIDEVQGLGTKALEYFRNLWGDDARRAAIIFVGSGNARQKILNNPALHSRILDWYQFSPLTPTEVQAIIPAYQQTWAGTQPELILYADDMAGHGSFRNWARITLLLHDALEENPDLALSKNLIRWVLSRIDPTTRHTPQRS; translated from the coding sequence GTGAGCACCCCCACCACCTCGCCCCGCCCCAGCCAGCTCCCGCCACCCAGCCAGGACCACTACCTGGGTCTCACCGGAGCCAACGCCATGGCCACCAAAGCCGTAGCCGAAACCGAAGCCCGCATCCTCAAAGCCATCAAGCACAACGCCATGGTCTGCATCCACGGACACGTTGGCCTCGGCAAAACCTTCGCCGTCCACACCGTCCTACGCCGCCGCGCCCCCGAAACCACCGTCCGGCTGCGCTACAACAACGGCGCCAACATGAACGAAATCCGAACCCAGCTCTGGCGCCGCCTCGACCTGCCGGGAGAACCACCGCAGTCCGTCGGTCCCTGCGACCAGCAGATCCAAGACGCACTCGAAGCAGAGCCACGCATCCTGCTCATCGATGAAGTGCAAGGACTCGGGACGAAGGCCCTGGAATACTTCCGCAACCTGTGGGGCGACGACGCACGCCGAGCAGCCATCATCTTCGTCGGCAGCGGCAACGCCCGGCAGAAGATCCTCAACAACCCCGCCCTGCACTCCCGAATCCTCGACTGGTACCAGTTCAGCCCCCTCACACCGACCGAAGTCCAGGCCATCATCCCCGCCTACCAGCAGACCTGGGCCGGCACGCAGCCCGAACTGATCCTCTACGCCGATGACATGGCCGGCCACGGATCGTTCCGAAACTGGGCAAGAATCACCCTCCTCCTCCACGACGCACTCGAGGAGAACCCCGACCTCGCCCTCAGCAAGAACCTCATCCGCTGGGTACTCAGCCGCATCGACCCCACCACCCGCCACACCCCGCAACGCAGCTGA